TATTGAGCAATAGAATGCGAGCATCGATTCTATTATCGATATATCTTTTCAACTTGCCATGCTTAAGGTCTTTGAACAGGAATTGAGTGTCTCGAGCTATCCTTTCAATCTTCCAGTTAATGGCGTTATGAAAATTATTGATGGAGTTGATTGTATTTAGAGAGTCTCCTTCAAGAACAACTTTATTAATCTTCCTTTTATGTGCTTTTTGGACCCCTAGGAAGGCAACCATTGCTTCTTCGATGTTTGGATCAGCACTCCAATTGTAGTGtgctataattatattttgattgCCAATCAAGTTTTATTATGTCAACTATTTGAAAGTCGTGTTTTTCGCATTGAtttgttaatataattttcttaccATTCTCGTTTGGtttttaaatatgtgtgtacatatatatatatatatgtatgtatgtatataactGTATAGGGAGCTATAAATATTGAGTGGTTTTGATAAtttcttttggaaaaaatgtaataatacaGACTAAGATCAAGTCTTTTAAAAGTTCCCTGCCATGCGAGCTTTGAAGCAGTCATTCTGCTGTGCTGCTTCATTTGATTAAGGTGTAGTTTgaacagatgagatgaattaagatagttttaaatgaaaattaaaaattaaataaaatattattagaatattattttttaatattattattattattttgagatttaaaaaaattaaattatttattatattttatgtaagaatttgataaaattataatgacaaaatgagatgagataaaatacttttgcTATCCAAACAAATCTTTTGTTAGATCACAatgagttataatattattataatgcGATCTTATCCATAATTATATATCCACTGTTTTATAGTGACGAACAGGAAGTGATCTAAAAGCCTCTTTCTTGGATGGTGGCGTGTTCATGTTgtggtgtgtatatatatatatatataaatacaagtTTGTAAGTCAAAACTCGAATTAACAAACATGCTTTGTAGTACTTTATATAAAAGCATTGTGACGAACAGGAAGTGAGAAATCCATGGGGTTTCCAGGTTATTGCATGGCAATGGGATGATACCCATTCTGATAATTGCTTTggtttatattattattcagaTATTATAGTCTTTCTCAGTTTATaggtaatatataaatataatcgtgacaaataaataaaacttcagTTGTTACGTCGAACCTTGTCGACACAATAAGTTCAGAAAAGAATGCTAGATTTATTTGTagaattactaattaaaaacaattatctACGGTTTGGATTAGTACGATAGGTCAGATTAGTTGATAAGATCGAAGAAAGTAATGACAGCAACCAAAGCAATCCATAGGAGTACTTATGATTCCCAGTAATTCTGTAAACATGTCTATTTAGATTATTGTGGTTTGTGTTCTAAATTCAAGATTTCCTATAGGTGCTCATGATGAAATGAATCAAATGATTACATCCACGATTCTTATGGTTTTGAATACGTAGGAGACCATGACAGTAAAAGTTGGTTAAGACAGCAcctcaaaagaaaaggaaaaacatgcatttttaaCAGATACCGGTATATACTGCAAAATTAAAAGGGTGCcattgattaataaaataaagttttgaaacgagtaatattaggtacaagttttaaatagataaattatatataagttttttgtaaaaaaatagatctcgctaataaataataatttttttatatatttttttaagtagattctatttttttataaaaatttatataaaatttatctatttagagATTAGAACTCCAGGTTCCCACCAGTCTCTTTTTATCCTCCactatctcaatttaatttaggaCTAATATATTGTTTCAGGTCTTCAATAAAGGAACAGGATAAAAGCTTAATTCTAAAAAAAGTaatggttttgaaaattttgacaGCCTCATTCCAAATGGCCTCCTGCTGGTATAGGGCCAGGTGATttgacaatttattttattttttaaaaaataaaataatatttgtggaTGAGGAATTGAGGATCCCAATTCCCCCATCAGGTAATCCCACAATGGTGAAAATGGAAAAACAGCAATAGTGTCTTTGAATTGGAATGGTTGTTTAGATTTCTGCAGTAAAACATGCACATAGATAGTGTGTTTTTTTCCGAGAACATGGATTGTGGCGTCGTTTGTATTTGCGGAtgagttaaaagttaaaattaaaaattaaataaaatattattaaaatatatatttttaatattatttttattttgatatttaaaaaaattaaattatttattttattttatattaaaatttaaaaaaattataataattagataaaataaaattagatgagttgtgaaaataaacaagacttCTGTTTAAGGTTAAAaaggttttgataataaattaagatgagatgagataaaagttgaatagaatattattaaaatattatttttattttaaaatttaaaaaaattaaattatttattttattttatttaaaaatttaaaaaaattataatgattataaatTGAGAAACTCTCACAATCTAAATAATCCCTatacaagagtttaaaaaaatagtaatagtCTTATAATCTaactataatttattattaaaataatttttcaaaaaatttaaaatacatcaaatcaaaattaaaattaaaataaatatttaaaaaaatactatttttttagaaaattgttaaaaaattataaataagtagtaattttatcattttcctttcacgtttgatttcttttgattttaaagAAGTAAAAAGGAAAAGGTGGAATTCTGCTCCTGTCGACCGTCCAGCGTTGGTGGCGCATTATCGTGTTAGCGGAACCACCACTTCACATGCATGAACACAATCCTTCCAAGTGCCCCATTAACTTCCAAGCACTGCGGCTGAGCGAATCTCATACTTCAGATGCCCTCTCTTTCTGCGTCCACGAAAACGTCGTCTagtgaaatttttaattttctttgataccAATTAGTTCACTCACAGCTACAACTGAGTTAGTGCAGAGACAAAGGCGGAGATAGTTCGTTTTCTTTAGCTTTTAATTCCTCGTTTTTGTTTCCGGCTATGGCTTCTTGGATTCTTTTTCCGGCGACTTCTGTCACTGGTACCCGTTGTGATACGGCTGGATTCTTATTCTGGGGTAGGCGTTCGGTGGCTCAGGCAAAGAGCCAGAGGGCCTCGGTTCGCTGCTCTTTAGACTCTTTGGACACCAAAATTTCTGACATGAGTATTAATGGTAAgtgttcatttttttcttcaattggtTGTTGTGTTATCTTAAAATTTTCGCTTTTTATTTCGGGATATTTAGTATTTTGTGGTTTGGTGAGGAATTTTTGGTCCGGATTGACGGATTGAGTGAGTTCTCAGAGAGTTTGAGGGGTTTGATGGTACTTTTTCTGGGAATTCGATAGATTATGTGCGGAGCTTTagaaatggattttttttttttttgtgaggtGGAGAGCGGGGAGGTGTTTTTTGTGTGATTAGAATTCTACTATAGCGGGAGTGCAATTGGATGACGTTTTGGAGTAGTTTTTTAGCATTGGGTGTTCGTTTATCTGAAAATTTGCTTGCTAAGTAGGTAGGCTCTTTCATCTTCTGGTTCCGGtaagaaaaaagagaataatattatatcgaGTAACATAGTTTGAATGGAAATACACTATCCTTTCTGGACtaccaatttttttcttcccattcCTAAACGGTTGAATCTTTCTAACTTTACTCGAACTGTTCACTTGCTAATGGCCTCTCTTATATCCGATGAGTGGCATTCTTTTTGTGGCGGAGGTATTGAGATCAAATCCTAGGACGTGCATGAGTTTGTGCAGTTGTGAAAATTCTTCAGACAAATGGATTCTTCTCCATCTTTTAATGTTATTTAGAGGAAAAGCTAATCAAATGCGCTGAAATAGCTCGCTAATATTTTGTAACTATGGACACAAAGATGGTGGAACATAGAATTGGTTCATTTTGATTATAAAGCTATCCAATTAGGCAAGTGTATCAATGCAGTATAGTAATAAAGACTGCATTTTTGTTTAGCATTACCATCAGAtgaaaaagttttcttttttaactttattatgtAACCAAAAGATTCAAAATCTTATGGCTAATGGTAAAACAGTTAGTAGTTCTAGTTGCCATCTTTGGACATTGTTGTATTTAAACGAGTACTTTATTTGGCAGCTCCAAAAGGGTTGTTTCCACCAGAACCTGAACATTATCGGGGACCTAAGCTTAAAGTTGCTATTATTGGAGCTGGACTAGCAGGCATGTCGACAGCAGTTGAACTTTTGGATCAAGGGCATGAGGTTTGGCTCATTGTTCTCTTGCTCTAGGATTCTAGCTTCTGtgattttttaatagattttcaTCATGAATAAATTAGTAACATTCCTGCTTTTGTTGTTTCAGGTGGATATATATGAGTCAAGGCCTTTTATTGGTGGAAAAGTAGGATCTTTTGTGGACAAACGTGGGAACCACATTGAAATGGGATTGCATGTTTTCTTTGGTTGCTACAATAATCTTTTCCGATTGATGAAAAAGGTGAACATAACTTGCTTGGTTGTAGCAATATGACATCTTATGGTTTGTATGATGATAACTTGTAAATGGTACCTTCTTTGTGATCCTGAATGAATAAAACTCTAGTAATTGAAAATTGGATTGAGTTGACACCATGACCAGTTTTTGACCTTATTAATATGATGCTCTAAAATGACATTGAGCAAGATATCTTAACTCAATTTTGTGGTAAGAGTATCATACCTTTGTTACTGTATTATCAATTTTGTTAAagggaaaattttcaaaattgtttgCTTTTGTAtggataaaatataatatcaattgcctgtaaacaaaatattaattcatgGGCTGCATCAATTACTATGTTCAAATGATGGCATAGTTTTGTTGATTCAACATAAAGTTGTTCTGTTGCAACATTGAATCGTGTTTTGTTCTCTGAATGTAAATAATACTCTATTTGTCTAGGAAACAAGAAGATCTGATGGCTGATTCAAATTTGTGCCTgctctacttaaaaaaaaaaaattgtgcctGCTCTTCacttacccccccccccctcccaaaaaaaaaaaaaaaagtaccaatcATCTTTCTGGAATCAATATCTTGTAAAGTATCCTAATAGTTTGAAATTATTGCCATGTCTTCATCTTGATGGAAAGGGCTTCTAAATATGTGGTCtctaataaattttcttatctCTGCTTGAACACAGGTGGGTGCTGATAAAAATCTACTTGTGAAGGACCACACTCACACTTTTGTAAACAAGGAAGGTCAAATTGGTGGTATGGTTTAGTGATTGGTCTTAAACTAAATTTTACCATATAATTAGTATGTTTAACAGTTTCATTTTACCCAATTGCTTTTGGTTACAATCAGTCTTGTAAGTTCTGTCTCGCACACAAATAATTATACTGAAATATGTTGCTAATAATTTGACTTTCAACTGCAGAACTTGATTTTAGATTTCCTATTGGAGCACCATTACATGGGATTCGTGCATTTTTATCTACAAATCAACTTCAGGTAGTGCTTACTATTCCGTTGGTACTGCTTTTTTACAGCTACAGTTTCATACTGTGGCCAACTATTATCATTCACAGACACAGTTTCTAGTTCTAGTTATGTTTCATTGGGGGGCAGTCTGTCGAACTTAATTTTGGCATTCTGTGGggcattgaaaagaaaaaggaggaaaatatGTGGATGTTATGATCTACTTATTAACAGACCTCCTTCTGCAATGCTGGAAAAGTTGAAGAAGCTTCTTGCTGCTTTGGAATTTGTTACTGATCTATGTTTTGGATATTGAAAAATTGCAGACTTATGATAAAGCAAGAAATGCTTTGGCTCTTGCCCTAAGTCCAGTCGTGAGGGCTCTTGTTGATCCAGATGGTGCAATGAGGGACATACGGAATTTGGACAGTGTGAGTGATGTTTTATTAACTAGTTGATTCTGAAAAgttgcctctttttttttttttttttttttttttttctgttttattaaCTAATGGGCACCCTAGGTCAAACTACACATTCTCCAACAAGACGCATCTGTGGAGCAGCAATATCCTTTACATCTTTCTGTAAAATTTGACTATCATTCTTGGGAGATCTGAAAACTATGTTGCCAGGAGAGAAGTTGTCAGTTCTCATGAAGACTtctatttttttggggggaagGGGGGTGTTTCTCCCATACCTTTTTGTAGTATTTTCTGTTTGGGTTTTTTAAGGGGggatctttttcattttcacactttgtttatatactttttatgtttaatatGATTCTAATATGTTGAacctttgatatatttttaacagATCAGCTTCTCTGATTGGTTCCTGTCCAAAGGTGGCACACGCATGAGTATTCAAAGAATGTGGGATCCTGTTGCCTATGCCCTTGGGTTTATTGATTGTGATAATATCAGTGCTCGTTGCATGCTAACCATATTCTCGTTGTTTGCCACTAAGACGGAAGCTTCCCTACTACGCATGCTCAAGGGTTCACCAGATGTTTACTTAAGTGGGCCTATCAGAAAGTATATCACAGACAAAGGGGGCAGGTATTATTTGTGGAGGATGAGAACTTTACATGACTTTGATGGAATTATGATTCAATAATGATTCGTTAATTACTGTTTTATCCCTCCTCAATTAGGAGCCTCCACTTTTTTTAGTGTATCATGGTGCTGCGCTATTGTTTTATTAAATGGTTCAGATTTTGTCACCTCAGTATACAActtaataaaatacaataatctTTTCATGAGTAAATAAGATAcaataaattaaggaaaatcaACTATTTTAGAACTACTATCCTAACAAATCTGGAGGATCTTAATCTGTTTTATCCTATGGTAGTgatttcttcctctcctcctatGCTAGAACAGGTTCCATCTTAGGTGGGGTTGCAGACAGGTACTATATGATAAATCCACCGATGGAGACACTTATGTTACAGGACTTGCTATGTCTAAGGTGATTTGCTTCACATTTCACTGctttaaaaatcttaaagaAGCTTTCATACTATTCATACATTTCGACATTGCTAAAATTGAGCTCTACTTGAGGGTTgaaatatttaagttttttcaaCTATTTATGAATCCAATATTTCTATACTGGCGCTGAGTTGCATCCATATCCAGTTAGGATTTTTATCTGTGAGGGGTGTAAATCAGAATGCTGGATTCTTCTTCAAGGGTTAATGCCTATATTTGCTTTTATCACAGGCTACCAATAAGCAAACTGTGAAGGCTGATGCATATGTTGCAGGTTTGTGGTTTGCTCTTCCTCCAAGCCTATGTGTaactttatgtttatttatttatgccAGGTGAATATTATGTAATGCCTAGGTCTATTCTTTTGATGGCAGCATGTGATGTCCCTGGAATCAAAAGATTACTTCCAACCCAGTGGAGGGAATCAgagtttttcaataatatttatgagcTAGTTGGAGTGCCTGTTGTCACAGTGCAACTAAGATACAGTGGTTGGGTCACAGAATTGCAGGATCTAGAACGGTCAAGGTAATTATCTCCTCTATATTGTGTTATTGGTGTGGAAAAGTTGGATGGTATTGCTATGTGGGCCAAAGTcaattctgtttctgtttcacaTCTGAAAGCTCATTGCTTTGGTGGTTTATTTCCTTGTGAACCATGACTTTCTGACTTGTAGGCAATTGAGGCAAGCTGCGGGGTTAGATAACCTTCTTTATACTCCAGACGCAGATTTCTCTTGCTTTGCAGACCTAGCACTTACATCTCCAGAAGATTACTACATTGAGGGACAAGGTTCATTACTCCAGTAAGGAAAATATTCTTATTGCAATCATTTTGTGCATGGCATTGCAGCAATGTTGATCTGCCAGCACATGTTTATAGTCACTAGGGACGTAGTAACTCGCAATCATTACTTATTATTTGAAGTTCTAAGTGGCATAGTATTCGGACAATCAGCTTTTGCTTGTATCTGATACTGTGAGTTGGTGTGTATGTCTATTAATTCTTTGCACCAAAATGGTGAACATTCTGTGTGCTGATGTAGACCCTCCTACCTCTACCATTGTCAATTGATTCTGCTACGGTGCTACCACAACGTGTTGTTTAGGACTCGTAGGTTTCTGCTAAATGAGGAGTTTCAATACAACTACccaatgtaaaatataaaagaaacttTTGGGTAGAGGTAATAGAGGAAAGTAATCACTACTAAACGGGCCCAAAAATGTATGCGTCGTTTGGCTTGCCTGCCACTTGATGTTTTCACCTTCATCAGATTTCTATGCTTCAGACTTAGTGCACTGATCTGTATGTATCATACCTCTTCATTTGTTTCAGTGTTATAATGCTAAAATCTATTATACTtgcacaaaattatatataaacgtTTTATTTGGAGATGGCTAAATACTTGCAGTAAGAATTTGGAATTTTGTGAGCCCTGATATTAAGTTGTAAAGCTTTTTTGCTTGCGTGCAATTTGGAATTGAACCTTTTATTCTCACGTTTTTATTTATCCATTAATCTTTTGTGTCATATTCATCTAGCAAGTCAAAAGAGTGATTCTTCTCCTGCAGATGTGTTCTGACCCCGGGTGACCCATACATGCCCTTGCCAAATGAGGAAATCATAGCAAGAGTGGCGAAGCAGGTTAGTACCTTCATTCATGTTTCTCAAATAAATTGCACTAAAAAGAAACCTGAGAGCTGATTGCTTTGATTTGTTATTTCTGCAgtccaattttcatttttgggaatttgtttttagttcattaaataattttcttgaataGAAGCAGATGGTTACAACTTTAGTATGAAGGATATAATATAAAAGGTCCGCTGAGAGAAAAAGCatataaattacttaaaaataaataaattta
This genomic interval from Juglans microcarpa x Juglans regia isolate MS1-56 chromosome 4D, Jm3101_v1.0, whole genome shotgun sequence contains the following:
- the LOC121261443 gene encoding zeta-carotene desaturase, chloroplastic/chromoplastic, whose translation is MASWILFPATSVTGTRCDTAGFLFWGRRSVAQAKSQRASVRCSLDSLDTKISDMSINAPKGLFPPEPEHYRGPKLKVAIIGAGLAGMSTAVELLDQGHEVDIYESRPFIGGKVGSFVDKRGNHIEMGLHVFFGCYNNLFRLMKKVGADKNLLVKDHTHTFVNKEGQIGELDFRFPIGAPLHGIRAFLSTNQLQTYDKARNALALALSPVVRALVDPDGAMRDIRNLDSISFSDWFLSKGGTRMSIQRMWDPVAYALGFIDCDNISARCMLTIFSLFATKTEASLLRMLKGSPDVYLSGPIRKYITDKGGRFHLRWGCRQVLYDKSTDGDTYVTGLAMSKATNKQTVKADAYVAACDVPGIKRLLPTQWRESEFFNNIYELVGVPVVTVQLRYSGWVTELQDLERSRQLRQAAGLDNLLYTPDADFSCFADLALTSPEDYYIEGQGSLLQCVLTPGDPYMPLPNEEIIARVAKQVLALFPSSQGLEVTWSSVVKIGQSLYREAPGKDPFRPDQKTPVKNFFLAGSYTKQDYIDSMEGATLSGRQASAFICDAGEELVALRKKLAAIESQEQTEAAIADELSLV